TTTTTTGCGTTTTGATTCGGAACATGCGGATCACCGATTTGGCATTCTTGAAATTTTTCTTTTGAAAATCGTAATCTTCTTTAGTAGTTGGTCTGAAAATATGCCCCATCACAATTAATTCCTGATCATTTGCATAACCTCGATATAACTTTAGGATTGGCTTCATAAATGTTTTATATTTATATTACGATATAACAAATTACAAAAAAATATAGCATACACAAGCCATGAGCACGCAAAAGAATTATATTCTGGTAGTTAACCCGATATCCGGTGATATTGATAAGGCAGAAATTATTGGTGAAGCAAAAGAATATGCAGCTAAACAGGACATACATTTGGTTGTTTATGAAACAACGGGAAAAAACGATGAGTCTGAAATCCAAAAACTTCAGGAGAAAAATAAGGCGGAAAGAATAATAATTGCTGGCGGTGATGGCACTATTAAGATGGTGGCAGAAGCTGTAGAAAATCATGATGTAATTTTGGGAATACTGCCTGCAGGTTCTGCTAACGGACTTTCTGTAGACCTCAACCTTCCGGATAGTCTGGAAGAGAATCTGGAAATTGCGTTCAATAACAATTATATGGAAATGGATATGATTTCCATCAACGGGAAAAAAAGTCTCCATCTGAGCGACATAGGTATTAACGCTGAACTGATAAAGAATTATGAAAACAGCAGTATCCGTGGCAAATTGGGATATGCTTTACAGGCTTTTAATACGCTTGCCGGACTCAAGCCTCCTTTTCATGCCGTTATAGAAACACATCTCGGACGTATCGAAACAGAAGCCAGAATGGTAGTTGTGGCCAATTCCCAAAAATATGGTACCGGTGTTGCGATTAATCCGAATGGCGTGATGAACGATGGCAAATTTGAAATAGTAATTCTCAAAAACCTTGACCTGATCGTTTTCAGTAAAATACTGTCTGGAAATATGCCTGTTGAAAATGATGACGTTGAAATCATATCCACAGATAAGGCAGTTGTCACAACGAATTCACCGGTAAGTTTTCAAATAGATGGCGAATATTGTGATGAAGTGACCCGTTTAGAGGTAGAAATTCTTCCTAATCAGATGCGGGTGGCGGTTCCTTGAGAGAGGCTAAGATATTAAGGTTCTAAGGTGCTAAGTTTTAGGCTTCTTAAATCCGCGTAATTATTTAAATCCGTGAAAATCCGCGTTTCAAAAAATAAAAGGCGCTAAGGTTCTAAGGCACTAAGTTTAAGGCTTCTTAAATCCGCGTAATTATTTAATCCATGAAAATCCGTGTTCCAAAAAATAAAATGCACTAAGGTTCTAAGGCGCTGATTTTAATGCTTCTTAAATCCGCGTAATTATTTAAATCCGTGAAAAATCCGCGTTCCAAAAATAAAATGCACTAAAGTTCTGAGGTGCAAGATTGTATTTTTATTGGGTTATCAACTTTCCCATAACTATTTAAAAGGATTTCGTTCTTTCCAGGCCAGTTCAGGTTCTAAATAGCCAAAAATACGGGAGATAAAAAGATTGATAAAAGAATTGTGGTGTTTGATAAACCCATACA
This portion of the Flavobacterium lindanitolerans genome encodes:
- a CDS encoding diacylglycerol/lipid kinase family protein; protein product: MSTQKNYILVVNPISGDIDKAEIIGEAKEYAAKQDIHLVVYETTGKNDESEIQKLQEKNKAERIIIAGGDGTIKMVAEAVENHDVILGILPAGSANGLSVDLNLPDSLEENLEIAFNNNYMEMDMISINGKKSLHLSDIGINAELIKNYENSSIRGKLGYALQAFNTLAGLKPPFHAVIETHLGRIETEARMVVVANSQKYGTGVAINPNGVMNDGKFEIVILKNLDLIVFSKILSGNMPVENDDVEIISTDKAVVTTNSPVSFQIDGEYCDEVTRLEVEILPNQMRVAVP